One Ancylobacter novellus DSM 506 genomic window, GAGTTCCGCATGACCGCTGCCGAGAAGACGAAGGCCACCAGGACCGAAACCAAGGACAGCCCGCCTGCGCTCGGCGTGCATGGCGCGGGGACGCTCACCGCCGTCACGGTGGACGCCTGCAACAGCCAGCTCCGCGACGAGGACGGCTTCGTCGGCGATCGCGCACGCCGCGCCGCCTTCTTCGAGAGCCTCGATCGCTGGCGGAAGATCGCAGCGATCAAGCATCCCGTGCTCGGCGACACCCCGACGGAGGAGCTTTCCAAGTCGCTGATCGACGAGGCGCTGGCCGAGGGCAGGCCGCACGAGCAGGCACTGATCCTGAGCGCCATCGAGGATTATGCCGGCGAGCTCGCCGCGGTGCTGCGCCGGCTGCTGCGCTCGAAGGACTGGCGCGGCACGCAGCGCATCGCCGTCGGCGGCGGCCTCGCGGCCAGCCGCTTCGCCGCCATCGCGGTGGCCCGCGCCGAGCTCAAGCTGCGCGCCGACGACATCGAGATCGAGCTGCACCCGATCCGCAACGATCCGGACGAGGCCGGGCTGATCGGTGCCGTGCATCTGGCGCCGAGCTGGATGTTCGAGAGCTTCGACGACATCCTCGCCGTCGACATTGGCGGCACCAATATCCGTGCCGGCATCGTCCGCCTCAACCTCGACAAGGCCGACGACCTCTCCAAGGCCAAGGTGCGCGAGATCGAGCTGTGGCGCCATGGCGACGAGGATCCCGCGCGCGACAAGGCCATCGACCGCATGGTCGACATGCTCAAGGACCTGATCGGCAAGGCGGAGAAGGAGGGGGTGAAGCTTGCCCCCTTCATCGGCGTCGGCTGCCCCGGCGCCATCGCCGAGGACGGCTCGATCGAGACCGGCGGCCAGAACCTGCCGGGCAATTGGGAGAGCGCCCGCTTCAACCTGCCGGCGGCGCTGTGGGACGCCATCCCCGAGATCGATGGGCGCGAGACCGTCGTGGTCATGCACAATGACGCGGTGGTGCAGGGGCTGAGCGAGGTGCCGTTCATGCAGGACGTCGCGCGCTGGGGGGCGGTGACCATCGGCACGGGGCTCGGCAATGCCCGCTTCACCAATCGCGAACGGCCCAATGCCGAGCAGAAGGCCGCGGCCAAGCGCATGAAGCGGGACGAGAAGGACAAGGAGAACGGCAAGAAGGACAAGGCGGGGAAAGGCTGACCCGCCCGCCGGGACCTAGGCGCCGGGCCCGGCCTTGCCTTTCCGGCTGGCGGCCACCGGCGCCTTGCCGTCGCGCTCGGCCTGCGCCAGCGCCTCGTACTCGCCGCGGATTTCCTCCAGCGCGCCGTCGTCGAGCTCCTCGAGGTCGAGCAGTACGTTGCGCGTGAGGTCGTTCTTGGCGATCAGCTCGTCGAGCTTGATGTGCAGCGCCGCGGTGTCGCGGTTCTGGCTGTTCTGGATCACGAACACCATCAGGAAGGTGATGATGGTGGTGGAGGTGTTGATCACTAGCTGCCAGGTGTCGCCGAAGCCGAAGAAGGGGCCACTGATCGCCCACAGCACGATGATGGCGGCGGCGCCGGCGAAGGTGGTCGGCTTGCCCGCCTGCACGGCGACCCATTGCGCGAAGCGGGTGAAGAAGGACCGCGAAGGCCGGCCCGGTTGGGTGCTGCCCGACGCCATTTACAAGTACCCCATACGCGTTGCGGGGCTTGAACGCGGCGGTGGGCGTCTTCGTTCCCCGGCGTGCGATGCGCTCATCTTCATGCACCCTCATCCCGAGGTGCGAGCGCAGCGAGCCTCGAAGGATGGTCGCCCGAGCGCGCCTGGATGAACATCCTTCGAGGCCCGCCCTTCGGCCGGGCACCTCAGGATGAGGTTGCCAGGGCGGGGAGGCGGACTTCGCCCATACTCACAGGATCGGCTGGCCGCCGGTCACGGCGATGGTGGCGCCGGAGACGTAGCTCGACAGTGGGTCCGCCAGCATCACGTAGGCGGTGGCGAGTTCGGCCGGCTGGCCGGGCCGCTTCATCGGCACCTGCTCGCCGAAATGCTCCACCGATTCCGGCGGCAGCGTCGAGGGGATGAGCGGCGTCCAGATCGGCCCCGGCGCCACCGCATTGGCGCGGATGCCCTTGGGCGCCAGTAGCTGCGCCAGCCCGGCGGTAAAGTTCTGGATCGCCCCCTTCGTGGTCGCATAGGCGAGCAGCGAAGGGTTCGGCTTGTCGGAATTGATCGAGGCGGTGTTGATGATCGAGCTGCCCGGCTTCATGTGCAGGACGGCCGCCTTGGTCAGGTAGAACATGGCGTGGATGTTGACGCGGAAGGTCAGCTCCCACTCCTCGTCGGAGATGTCGCCGATCTCCTTGAACGTCGCCTGATGGGCGGCGTTGTTGACGAGGATGTCGATGCCGCCGAGCTCGTCCATCGCCGCCTCCACCAGCGCGCGGCAGTTCTGCGCGTGCTGGATGTCGCCAGGCACCAGCACCGCCTTGCGGCCGGCCTCCTCGACCAGACGCTGGGTCTCGGCGGCGTCGTCGCCCTCGTTGAGATAGGAGATGAGGAGGTCCGCCCCCTCGCGGGCGAAGGCGATGGCCACCGCGCGGCCGATGCCGCTGTCGCCGCCGGTGATGATGGCGCGCTTGCCCTTCAGCCGGCCCGAACCCTTGTAGCTCTCCTCGCCATGGTCGGGGCGCGGCTGCATCGAGGCGGTCATGCCGGGCATGGGTTGCGGCTGGCGCGGGAAGGGCGGCGTGGGATGGGCCTTCGGATTGGCGGCGTCCATCGGGGTCTCCTCACAATAAAAAACTCCCCCCAGAGCCCTTTCCGATGACGGAAAGCACCCTGATCGAAGGGCTCGGTTCTTTTCGGGCCGCGGCGGCGGCCGTCGGCCTAGTGGCGGCCGGCGACGTGCTCGGGCTTGCCCTTGCGCTTCGTCGAGGCGAACTCTTCGAGCTGCTTCTCGCTCATCGACTTCTCCATCGACTTGGAGGCGCCGCGCAGCTCGCTCTTCTTGGTCTCGCCGCGCTTGGCGGAAAGCGCCGCA contains:
- a CDS encoding low affinity iron permease family protein, whose amino-acid sequence is MASGSTQPGRPSRSFFTRFAQWVAVQAGKPTTFAGAAAIIVLWAISGPFFGFGDTWQLVINTSTTIITFLMVFVIQNSQNRDTAALHIKLDELIAKNDLTRNVLLDLEELDDGALEEIRGEYEALAQAERDGKAPVAASRKGKAGPGA
- a CDS encoding SDR family oxidoreductase, yielding MDAANPKAHPTPPFPRQPQPMPGMTASMQPRPDHGEESYKGSGRLKGKRAIITGGDSGIGRAVAIAFAREGADLLISYLNEGDDAAETQRLVEEAGRKAVLVPGDIQHAQNCRALVEAAMDELGGIDILVNNAAHQATFKEIGDISDEEWELTFRVNIHAMFYLTKAAVLHMKPGSSIINTASINSDKPNPSLLAYATTKGAIQNFTAGLAQLLAPKGIRANAVAPGPIWTPLIPSTLPPESVEHFGEQVPMKRPGQPAELATAYVMLADPLSSYVSGATIAVTGGQPIL
- a CDS encoding DUF3008 family protein produces the protein MPAKSKAQQKAAGAALSAKRGETKKSELRGASKSMEKSMSEKQLEEFASTKRKGKPEHVAGRH
- a CDS encoding ROK family protein, producing the protein MTAAEKTKATRTETKDSPPALGVHGAGTLTAVTVDACNSQLRDEDGFVGDRARRAAFFESLDRWRKIAAIKHPVLGDTPTEELSKSLIDEALAEGRPHEQALILSAIEDYAGELAAVLRRLLRSKDWRGTQRIAVGGGLAASRFAAIAVARAELKLRADDIEIELHPIRNDPDEAGLIGAVHLAPSWMFESFDDILAVDIGGTNIRAGIVRLNLDKADDLSKAKVREIELWRHGDEDPARDKAIDRMVDMLKDLIGKAEKEGVKLAPFIGVGCPGAIAEDGSIETGGQNLPGNWESARFNLPAALWDAIPEIDGRETVVVMHNDAVVQGLSEVPFMQDVARWGAVTIGTGLGNARFTNRERPNAEQKAAAKRMKRDEKDKENGKKDKAGKG